TGCCGTACTTGCTTAATAAACTTAGAAATAACAAACGAATTTTTTACAAAGGTAGCAATATTATTTCTACCTCACAATTAACATTTAGAATTTCATCCAATGCGAAAACGCTCATTATTATTTCTATTTTAAGTGCAACTACCCTTTCTGCTATAGGTACGATAAGCAGTATTTACTATCAAGCGAATAACTCCGCCAATACTGCCGCCCCGTCTAGCTTTGAATATGTCATACCTAACAATAGCGAAACGAACAAAAAAATTCTCGAAACAGCAGAAAGCGATCCAGATCATCCAGTTGAGTTTAAACAAGAAAGTAAGTATTATATCGTTAAAGCAGAAGGTAATCGTCCTGACTTTGTCGAATATGATATAAATGAAGGTTTCCCCGTTATTTCTGAGTCTGATTACAATGGACTAGTGAAAGGTCAGGGCGAACCAGAAAATGCAGTAAAACTAAAAGAAAACGAAGCACAAATGGTGTTATCCGTTACCTACAATGAAGAAGCACAAAAAGAAATGATTGGCGAAAGATATACACTTGCTTCATCAAATAAACCAACAGTTAAAATTAAATCCGTTGTCCAAAATTCACCAATCAGTAGTGTCGCAGGCTTGCTCGTTCTTCCTGATAGCCAAGTCAAACAAATAGCGGCAGATTCCACTATCAAAGCTCACGGCGTTGAATCTATCTTGATTAAAGATCCAAAACAAGCACAAGACCTAGATAAAAAAATGCGTTCTGTTATTCCAAAAGATACAGATTTCACATCTTACACGCATACGTATCAAGATATCATCACGGTTACAGGTGTACTTCTATTCATTGGTATGTTCATCGGTTTTGTATTCTTAGCCGCAACCGGAAGTATTATTTACTTCAAGCAGCTAACGGAAGCTTATAATGATATCGGCACATTTGATATCTTGAAAAAAATCGGACTTACTCGTAAAGATATCCGCAAAATCCTAGCAAAACAATTACTAGTCGTATTCTTAATCCCGCTAGTAATCGGTATTGCCCACAGTAGTTTCGCACTACTCGGCTTATCGCATATGTTAGAATTAAATCTCACTTTACCAGTTATAATTTCTACTGGAATTTACACGCTTATGTATATCATCTACTATTTTGTTACTTTGAATAGTTATACCAATATCGTATTCGGTAAAAAACAATAAAAAAAGAACCCTCTAACTTGATTAGAGGGTTCTACTTATTTTTTCGCAATGTAAGCAAAAATGCTAGAGATAAAAGCAGATGCCCCCATTAGAAACTGCAT
This portion of the Listeria cossartiae subsp. cossartiae genome encodes:
- a CDS encoding ABC transporter permease; protein product: MTLFDLAKKNIRHNFVHYFLYFASMIFSIMIYFTFLVLSKDPAVVARIDQSAKLSTAFSSSSVILLIFVAIFILYSNNFFTRKRKKEIGLYSLLGLRKKEIGRMLFYENFLMGLGALVIGILAGTLLSKIFVTILLNLINIDNIGGFAFSWGAVVQTSIVFIIITLFTSFSGYRIIYRTTLLELFHSEAKREKSPKPSFILALLSVLLIGLGYVIAGQPLDSKGSIWAQLGFSIGALVILASVIVGTALFITFFLPYLLNKLRNNKRIFYKGSNIISTSQLTFRISSNAKTLIIISILSATTLSAIGTISSIYYQANNSANTAAPSSFEYVIPNNSETNKKILETAESDPDHPVEFKQESKYYIVKAEGNRPDFVEYDINEGFPVISESDYNGLVKGQGEPENAVKLKENEAQMVLSVTYNEEAQKEMIGERYTLASSNKPTVKIKSVVQNSPISSVAGLLVLPDSQVKQIAADSTIKAHGVESILIKDPKQAQDLDKKMRSVIPKDTDFTSYTHTYQDIITVTGVLLFIGMFIGFVFLAATGSIIYFKQLTEAYNDIGTFDILKKIGLTRKDIRKILAKQLLVVFLIPLVIGIAHSSFALLGLSHMLELNLTLPVIISTGIYTLMYIIYYFVTLNSYTNIVFGKKQ